From Spartinivicinus ruber, the proteins below share one genomic window:
- a CDS encoding pilin, whose translation MESDYLILHTLNTTELGHMKHIKQQQQGFTLIELMIVVAIIGILAAVAIPAYQDYTVRSRVTEGLSLASSAKLAVAENAASANKSLSAGWTAPAATDNVTGLAVDATNGTITITYTAAAGGAGKTIILEPKSNGAALAAGTPPAGAVTWTCTGGDLEAKYRPSNCRP comes from the coding sequence ATGGAAAGTGACTATTTAATTTTACATACCTTAAACACAACGGAGTTAGGTCACATGAAACACATTAAACAACAACAGCAGGGTTTTACCCTTATTGAGTTAATGATTGTGGTTGCAATCATAGGAATATTGGCAGCAGTAGCGATACCTGCTTATCAAGACTATACAGTTAGATCAAGGGTTACAGAAGGCCTATCGCTTGCTTCTTCAGCAAAGTTGGCTGTAGCGGAAAATGCAGCATCAGCGAATAAAAGCTTATCAGCTGGTTGGACAGCACCTGCTGCAACTGACAATGTGACTGGTTTGGCTGTCGATGCAACCAATGGAACAATTACAATTACATATACTGCCGCAGCTGGTGGTGCTGGTAAGACTATAATTTTAGAGCCAAAGTCTAATGGTGCTGCTCTTGCAGCAGGTACTCCACCTGCTGGTGCTGTGACCTGGACTTGTACAGGCGGTGATTTAGAAGCCAAATATAGACCTTCTAATTGTCGGCCATAA